One genomic region from Sorangium aterium encodes:
- a CDS encoding ABC transporter permease — translation MREKLIRRFEPLLLPALSVFTAMVLGGVLIAVAGGNPLEAYAGMLEGALGSPRAVSETLVWATPYILAGLSVSLALKGGLFNIGAEGQLALGALSAAWAGHWLPQLVGGGLPAALHVPVTLLFGALAGGLWAAVPGWIKARAGGHEVISTIMLNYVALNAVSFLLNGPMKDPEASNVLSRTPLIDESAWVPALVDGYRLHWGFPLALLAAALVGWALRRTTFGFEIRTAGQSPDAARYAGVRVSRTVIATMALSGAFAGLAGAIEVSALHHRHELGFSQGYGFDAIAIALLGKAHPGGTVLAALLFSVMRSGATRMQYLTQVPIDVISVIQALVLLFVAADALVRRIYRVRGSSERLVLTRGWGG, via the coding sequence ATGCGAGAGAAGCTGATCCGGCGCTTCGAGCCGCTGCTCCTTCCGGCCCTCTCGGTGTTCACCGCGATGGTCCTGGGCGGCGTCCTCATCGCCGTGGCCGGGGGCAACCCGCTCGAGGCCTACGCCGGCATGCTCGAGGGCGCGCTCGGGTCGCCGCGGGCGGTGAGCGAGACGCTCGTCTGGGCGACGCCGTACATCCTGGCTGGCCTGTCGGTCTCGCTGGCGCTCAAGGGCGGCCTCTTCAACATCGGCGCGGAGGGGCAGCTCGCGCTCGGGGCGCTCTCCGCGGCCTGGGCGGGCCACTGGCTGCCGCAGCTCGTGGGCGGCGGCCTGCCCGCGGCGCTGCACGTCCCCGTGACGCTGCTGTTCGGCGCGCTCGCGGGCGGGCTGTGGGCCGCGGTGCCCGGCTGGATCAAGGCGCGCGCCGGGGGACACGAGGTGATCAGCACGATCATGCTCAACTACGTCGCGCTCAACGCGGTCAGCTTCCTCTTGAACGGCCCGATGAAGGACCCCGAGGCGTCCAACGTGCTCTCCCGCACGCCGCTCATCGACGAGAGCGCCTGGGTCCCCGCGCTCGTGGACGGCTACCGGCTGCACTGGGGCTTCCCGCTCGCCCTGCTCGCGGCGGCGCTCGTCGGGTGGGCGCTCCGGCGGACGACGTTCGGCTTCGAGATCCGCACGGCCGGGCAGAGCCCGGACGCCGCGCGCTACGCCGGCGTGCGGGTGAGCCGCACCGTGATCGCGACCATGGCGCTCTCGGGCGCCTTCGCCGGGCTGGCCGGCGCCATCGAGGTGAGCGCGCTGCACCACCGGCACGAGCTCGGGTTCTCGCAGGGATACGGCTTCGACGCGATCGCCATCGCCCTGCTCGGCAAGGCGCACCCCGGCGGGACGGTGCTCGCGGCCCTGCTGTTCAGCGTGATGCGCAGCGGGGCGACCCGGATGCAGTACCTCACGCAGGTGCCGATCGACGTGATCTCCGTCATCCAGGCGCTGGTCCTGCTCTTCGTCGCGGCGGACGCCCTGGTCCGGCGCATCTACCGCGTCCGGGGCTCGAGCGAGCGGCTCGTGCTCACGCGCGGGTGGGGCGGTTAG
- a CDS encoding ABC transporter permease, translating to MAYRRYAFIAVVVGVLVLVVALVGASQVPPLTIVASMAATTLAVATPLTLGALSGVFCERSGVVNLGIEGMMLAAAFSGWFGSIYASSILGFPPLPSLLLGVVIAVATGAALGLLLAALAVTFSVDQILAGTVINLLAVGLTGFFNRQLFFGPGSAFGGQVPHAPGVLPRLGVPLLADIPVVGPVFEQQPIAVAAVALVALTHLVLFRTRWGLRARAVGEHPRAAATVGIDVARVRYVNVVIGGAIAGLGGAYFTLESVPSFEPMMTNGRGFISLAAMIFGDWTPFGSWAAALVFGAAQAFQINLQLFRDQIPPSWSFLQQSSVVGLVPYLLTLLLLTGVIGKTTSPAADGLPYEREGRR from the coding sequence ATGGCTTATCGACGCTACGCATTCATCGCGGTGGTCGTGGGCGTGCTGGTCCTCGTCGTGGCGCTCGTCGGCGCGTCGCAGGTGCCGCCGCTGACGATCGTGGCCAGCATGGCGGCCACGACGCTCGCCGTCGCGACCCCGCTCACCCTGGGGGCGCTCTCGGGCGTCTTCTGCGAGCGCTCCGGGGTCGTCAACCTGGGCATCGAGGGCATGATGCTCGCGGCGGCGTTCTCGGGCTGGTTCGGGTCGATCTACGCGAGCTCGATCCTGGGCTTTCCCCCGCTGCCGAGCCTGCTGCTCGGCGTCGTGATCGCGGTCGCCACAGGCGCCGCGCTGGGGCTGTTGCTCGCCGCGCTTGCGGTGACCTTCTCGGTGGACCAGATCCTCGCGGGGACGGTGATCAACTTGCTCGCCGTGGGGCTCACCGGCTTTTTCAACCGCCAGCTCTTCTTCGGGCCGGGAAGCGCGTTCGGCGGGCAGGTGCCTCACGCGCCGGGCGTCCTTCCGCGCCTCGGCGTCCCGCTGCTCGCGGACATCCCGGTCGTGGGCCCGGTGTTCGAGCAGCAGCCGATCGCCGTCGCCGCCGTCGCGCTGGTCGCGCTGACGCACCTCGTGCTCTTCCGCACGCGGTGGGGCCTGCGCGCGCGGGCCGTGGGCGAGCACCCCCGCGCGGCCGCGACGGTCGGGATCGACGTGGCCCGCGTGCGCTACGTGAACGTCGTGATCGGCGGCGCGATCGCGGGGCTCGGCGGGGCGTATTTCACGCTGGAGTCGGTGCCGTCCTTCGAGCCGATGATGACGAACGGGCGCGGCTTCATCTCCCTCGCGGCGATGATCTTCGGCGACTGGACGCCGTTCGGCTCGTGGGCCGCGGCGCTCGTCTTCGGCGCGGCGCAGGCGTTCCAGATCAACCTCCAGCTCTTCCGCGACCAGATCCCGCCGTCGTGGTCGTTCCTGCAGCAATCGTCGGTCGTCGGGCTGGTGCCGTATCTGCTGACGCTGCTGCTCCTGACCGGCGTCATCGGCAAGACCACGTCGCCGGCCGCCGACGGCCTGCCGTACGAGCGGGAGGGGCGGCGGTGA
- a CDS encoding DUF1585 domain-containing protein codes for MRGRALRVLAVAAPLAASAAASFAPPSAAAPTLEQYRYFRALSLDLEGRLPTREELAELESPGFDLDAWIERHLDGPGYAERLTRIYMDVLRLELGPTGLFTPPATTLRRVEVLGPEGKPLYVYYRVSQRRLNPVIDGEFCFSDAESGLRVAAYAPVTGTPARISQRLLDERTTLVRPYWLYRDYLSVVPTQRYGDGWKDPDSAYVPLPQLLVEPDGKTPTVEVRVCKEEAQTAEVGHIYASDIPSSPKGAPPPGRARPPVREDRYAQAHRGEPISCRSALAPAMSVDCGCGIGLEHCLPADSAGRDPRGFVLPAHIPLGIEDPIGSAPHTITGWNKFWWSQEAIHTMNHVFAADRDFREILTGRYTFINGPLAQFYRSSAPAACCSLHPSFGMREDEAPLFLPGAVPPVVAPHDVSTWTFIPDRGPRAAGILTTPVFLTKYSSRRARAAALYSAFLCKSFTAEHAELPPSEEPDLMIRPGCASCHATLEPLAAYFTRVEETTWTYLPAERFPIENPVCKLNAEGKTGQSCQRFYDPVFSSRERGVLRGAYASADHAERGPAGAAADLTRMPEFASCAVERVTESFLGRPLREEDEALLSALRERFVSRGYRMRPLVEAIVRSPAYARASNVRPALERGGAAKGEAEERGGAAKGGAGERGGETRGEGAR; via the coding sequence ATGAGGGGGCGCGCGCTGCGCGTGCTGGCCGTGGCGGCGCCCCTCGCGGCGTCGGCCGCGGCCTCGTTCGCGCCGCCGTCCGCCGCCGCCCCGACGCTGGAGCAATACCGGTATTTCCGGGCGCTCTCCCTCGACCTGGAGGGGCGGCTCCCGACGCGTGAGGAGCTCGCCGAGCTCGAGTCGCCGGGCTTCGATCTGGACGCCTGGATAGAGCGCCACCTCGACGGCCCGGGGTATGCCGAGCGGCTCACGCGCATCTACATGGATGTCCTGCGGCTCGAGCTCGGCCCGACGGGGCTGTTCACGCCGCCCGCGACGACGCTCCGCCGGGTGGAGGTGCTCGGCCCGGAGGGCAAGCCGCTCTACGTCTATTACCGCGTCAGCCAGCGCCGCCTGAACCCGGTGATCGACGGGGAGTTCTGCTTCTCCGACGCCGAGAGCGGGCTCCGGGTCGCGGCCTACGCGCCCGTCACGGGGACGCCTGCCCGCATCTCTCAGCGGCTGCTCGACGAGCGGACAACGCTCGTGCGCCCCTACTGGCTTTACCGGGATTACCTCTCCGTCGTCCCGACGCAGCGTTATGGTGACGGGTGGAAGGACCCGGACAGCGCCTATGTCCCGCTGCCGCAGCTCCTTGTCGAGCCTGACGGCAAGACGCCGACGGTCGAGGTCAGGGTCTGCAAGGAAGAGGCGCAGACCGCCGAGGTCGGCCACATCTATGCGAGCGATATCCCTTCGTCGCCGAAGGGCGCTCCGCCGCCGGGCCGCGCGCGCCCGCCGGTGCGCGAGGATCGTTATGCGCAGGCGCACCGGGGCGAGCCCATCTCGTGCCGGAGCGCGCTCGCGCCGGCGATGAGCGTCGACTGCGGCTGCGGGATCGGCCTCGAGCACTGCCTTCCCGCCGACAGCGCGGGCAGGGATCCGCGCGGCTTCGTGCTGCCCGCCCATATCCCGCTCGGCATCGAGGATCCCATCGGCTCCGCGCCGCACACGATCACCGGCTGGAACAAGTTCTGGTGGTCGCAGGAGGCGATTCATACGATGAATCACGTCTTTGCGGCGGATCGCGATTTTCGGGAGATCCTCACCGGTCGTTATACGTTCATCAACGGCCCGCTCGCGCAGTTTTATCGGTCGAGCGCGCCCGCGGCGTGCTGCTCTCTGCACCCGTCGTTTGGGATGCGCGAGGACGAGGCGCCCCTGTTCTTGCCGGGCGCGGTGCCGCCGGTCGTCGCGCCGCACGACGTCTCGACCTGGACGTTCATCCCGGATCGCGGGCCGCGCGCGGCGGGGATCCTCACGACGCCGGTGTTCCTCACGAAGTATTCCTCGCGGCGCGCGCGGGCGGCGGCGCTCTACAGCGCGTTCCTGTGCAAGAGCTTCACGGCCGAGCACGCGGAGCTCCCGCCGTCGGAGGAGCCCGACCTCATGATCCGGCCGGGCTGCGCGAGCTGTCATGCGACGCTGGAGCCGCTCGCGGCGTATTTCACGCGGGTCGAGGAGACGACGTGGACCTATCTGCCCGCCGAGAGGTTCCCGATCGAGAACCCGGTGTGCAAGCTGAACGCGGAGGGGAAGACGGGGCAATCGTGCCAGCGCTTCTACGACCCCGTGTTCTCGAGCCGGGAGCGCGGCGTGCTGCGGGGCGCCTATGCCTCGGCGGATCACGCCGAGCGCGGCCCGGCCGGCGCCGCGGCCGATCTCACGCGCATGCCGGAGTTCGCGTCGTGCGCGGTCGAGCGCGTCACCGAGTCGTTCCTGGGGCGGCCGCTGCGCGAGGAGGACGAGGCGCTGCTCAGCGCGCTGCGCGAGCGGTTCGTGTCGCGCGGCTACCGGATGCGGCCGCTGGTCGAGGCGATCGTCCGCTCGCCGGCGTATGCGCGCGCGAGCAACGTGCGGCCTGCGCTGGAGCGGGGCGGGGCGGCGAAGGGCGAGGCGGAGGAGCGAGGCGGGGCGGCGAAGGGCGGGGCGGGGGAGCGGGGCGGCGAGACGCGCGGCGAGGGGGCGCGGTGA
- a CDS encoding tetratricopeptide repeat protein, with the protein MLLVLLAAASAHAEAPPKRSRAVKELIREAGAALDRLDIAQAREFWGEAYDIERSNVAMCNMGQLDLRMGRWEEAVVELSQCVEHMPAPRTEVERRLYEHRHADLARARRRVGEVVLMPPPGVVGMFVNGRGVKDGSRVYVRPGQHEVMAVGQEGQVARAGVKVEAGESKAVPLTFDKPAQAPEDHAQPPKDHAQPPKAASGPGAPGPAAPKGPPQGAGRPGPDLRIVTTGAVASVGFMVAGAVSLQSAQGYEQEAKAAWYHAQEMSKLDPAFQPDYNQVIDPAANWKLMRLLGTSALIAGAAAGAATLVYVWLPNDTQIRVAAHGAEVRVRW; encoded by the coding sequence TTGCTCCTCGTGCTGCTCGCGGCTGCTTCCGCGCATGCGGAGGCGCCTCCGAAGCGCTCGCGAGCCGTCAAGGAGCTCATTCGCGAGGCGGGGGCAGCGCTGGATCGGCTCGACATCGCGCAGGCCCGGGAGTTCTGGGGCGAGGCGTACGATATCGAGCGGTCGAACGTCGCGATGTGCAACATGGGGCAGCTCGACCTGCGGATGGGCCGCTGGGAGGAGGCCGTGGTGGAGCTCTCGCAGTGCGTCGAGCACATGCCGGCCCCGCGCACGGAGGTGGAGCGGCGCCTGTATGAGCACCGGCACGCCGACCTCGCCCGGGCCCGGCGGCGCGTGGGCGAGGTGGTCCTCATGCCGCCGCCCGGCGTCGTGGGCATGTTCGTGAACGGCCGGGGGGTGAAGGACGGCAGCCGCGTCTACGTGAGGCCTGGCCAGCACGAGGTGATGGCCGTCGGGCAGGAGGGGCAGGTCGCGCGCGCGGGCGTGAAGGTGGAAGCAGGCGAGTCGAAGGCGGTGCCGCTCACGTTCGACAAGCCGGCACAAGCGCCGGAGGACCACGCGCAGCCGCCGAAGGACCACGCTCAGCCGCCGAAAGCGGCTTCCGGGCCTGGAGCGCCCGGGCCTGCGGCGCCCAAAGGGCCGCCGCAGGGCGCGGGCCGGCCCGGGCCGGACCTCCGGATCGTCACGACGGGCGCGGTGGCCTCGGTCGGGTTCATGGTGGCGGGCGCCGTGTCCCTGCAGAGCGCGCAGGGGTACGAGCAGGAGGCGAAGGCGGCTTGGTATCACGCTCAGGAGATGAGCAAGCTCGATCCCGCATTTCAGCCTGACTACAATCAAGTCATTGATCCTGCCGCCAACTGGAAGCTGATGCGTCTCCTGGGTACCAGCGCGTTGATCGCTGGGGCGGCAGCAGGCGCGGCCACACTCGTGTACGTCTGGTTGCCAAACGACACGCAGATTCGAGTGGCGGCGCACGGCGCGGAGGTTCGCGTTCGATGGTGA
- a CDS encoding c-type cytochrome yields the protein MRARPLLALLAALASGAAGCTSEDARGSALAAPPPASDGGAGANAPAAAAALAGDPARGERLVAEFQCNRCHDGTGHAPAARDAHCVQCHQDIAAGRFQAPAAAMKRWNENLVQLRDVPSLAAAGDRLRRDWIRGFLLSPHDVRPRLHATMPRLAIGPEQASDIAAYLTRERRERPTAPLEGASAARGRELYEAKGCGTCHAFSGTTGLTAVAPVKGMEKETRAAIALAPDLRHARDRMEPADLAAWVLDPAAIKPGTPMPQVPMSPTEARDLAAFITTAELSPRAPASTPERLPLLSRRVTYAEVDRRVFRVTCRHCHSEPDYALGDGGPGNTGGFGFKPRGLNLATYEGIAAGYVDDQGERRSVFSRGPDGAPRLVAALLARQAEEAGRAAPAVRGMPLGLPAVGPEEIQLVESWIAQGRPQ from the coding sequence ATGCGCGCACGTCCGCTGCTCGCCCTGCTCGCGGCGCTCGCCTCGGGCGCCGCGGGGTGTACCTCCGAGGACGCGCGAGGGTCCGCGCTGGCCGCGCCGCCACCCGCCAGCGACGGCGGCGCCGGGGCGAACGCTCCGGCCGCCGCCGCGGCGCTGGCCGGCGATCCGGCGCGCGGGGAGCGGCTCGTCGCGGAGTTCCAGTGCAACCGCTGCCACGACGGGACGGGGCACGCGCCCGCGGCGCGCGACGCCCACTGCGTCCAGTGCCACCAGGACATCGCGGCGGGGCGGTTCCAGGCGCCGGCCGCGGCGATGAAGCGGTGGAACGAGAACCTCGTGCAGCTGCGCGACGTGCCGTCGCTCGCCGCCGCCGGCGACAGGCTGCGCCGCGACTGGATCCGCGGGTTCTTGCTGTCGCCGCACGACGTGCGCCCGCGCCTGCACGCGACGATGCCGCGGCTCGCGATCGGGCCCGAGCAGGCGAGCGATATCGCGGCCTACCTCACGCGCGAGCGGCGCGAACGTCCGACTGCGCCGCTGGAGGGCGCGAGCGCGGCCCGGGGGCGCGAGCTCTACGAGGCCAAGGGGTGCGGGACGTGCCACGCCTTCTCCGGAACGACCGGGCTGACGGCGGTCGCGCCCGTGAAGGGGATGGAGAAGGAGACGCGCGCCGCGATCGCCCTGGCGCCGGATCTGAGGCACGCGCGCGACCGGATGGAGCCCGCCGATCTCGCCGCGTGGGTGCTCGACCCCGCGGCGATCAAGCCGGGAACGCCGATGCCCCAGGTGCCGATGTCGCCCACCGAGGCGCGGGACCTCGCGGCCTTCATCACGACCGCGGAGCTCTCGCCGCGGGCGCCGGCGAGCACGCCCGAGCGGCTGCCGCTGCTGTCGCGGCGGGTGACCTACGCCGAGGTCGATCGCCGGGTGTTCCGCGTCACGTGCAGGCACTGCCACTCCGAGCCGGATTACGCGCTCGGCGACGGCGGGCCCGGGAACACGGGCGGCTTCGGGTTCAAGCCGCGCGGGCTGAACCTCGCCACGTACGAGGGGATCGCCGCGGGCTACGTCGACGATCAGGGCGAGCGGCGGAGCGTGTTCTCGCGCGGGCCGGACGGCGCCCCGCGCCTCGTCGCCGCGCTGCTGGCGCGGCAGGCGGAGGAGGCGGGCCGCGCGGCCCCGGCGGTGCGCGGCATGCCGCTCGGGCTGCCCGCGGTCGGGCCGGAGGAGATCCAGCTCGTCGAGAGCTGGATCGCGCAGGGGCGGCCGCAATAG
- a CDS encoding sensor histidine kinase gives MLSQLILAALGVTMSIVALKRLATETAYLRHYVFQPFVVISSGIESSNALYPLLARPPSDVSMEVREPMVRLRSFIDRYQREWLTATSTLPEAIHLRAALARAGELVLLEEEREAADTIAAVVMHLERTTGLMGPTPAPHVRRADVEHLSDALVKLHKINLRYMEVAYDTFDRVRRRILLVFMAVGLGGVTAASLFGLAVRRAIAPRIHRMVTAVQRFRERGVYEPLGDRGDDELAVLAHTLNTSFKAIAERDKDRDRFLAVAAHELKTPLTTMKGFSQVALTHRNDTAIRERALAIIDRQATRLGRLVQDLLWSARISGGELPFKPEAIDVEELARRVIGEFELVAKDHSIRLVPRGDAHLLGDPELVEQALWSLLVQAVSIALERDPVLVTIDAGSATRVLITIEVRGGKDLPEDLEKLLEPFAVVAFEGRRDEPRSTGIGLHLVQGIARLHGARFWIERRAGDLMVFSLELRR, from the coding sequence GTGTTGAGTCAGCTGATCCTGGCCGCCCTGGGCGTCACGATGTCCATTGTCGCGCTCAAGCGGCTGGCCACCGAGACAGCCTACCTGCGTCACTACGTCTTCCAGCCGTTCGTCGTCATCAGCAGCGGCATCGAGTCATCGAACGCTCTCTATCCCCTGCTCGCTCGCCCGCCGTCGGACGTCTCGATGGAGGTCCGAGAGCCGATGGTGCGGCTCCGCTCCTTCATCGATCGGTACCAGCGAGAGTGGTTGACGGCGACCTCGACCCTACCGGAGGCCATTCACCTCCGCGCTGCGCTCGCTCGGGCCGGTGAGCTCGTGCTCCTGGAGGAAGAGCGCGAGGCGGCGGACACCATCGCCGCTGTCGTGATGCACCTCGAGCGCACGACCGGGCTCATGGGTCCAACGCCCGCGCCGCACGTGCGGCGCGCCGACGTGGAGCACCTCAGCGACGCCCTCGTCAAGCTGCACAAGATCAACCTGCGCTACATGGAGGTCGCTTACGACACGTTCGACCGAGTCCGGCGGCGCATCCTCCTCGTCTTCATGGCCGTCGGCCTCGGGGGCGTCACGGCGGCGTCGCTCTTCGGCCTCGCGGTGCGCCGCGCGATCGCGCCGCGCATCCACCGGATGGTGACCGCCGTCCAGCGCTTTCGCGAGCGCGGCGTGTACGAGCCGCTCGGGGACCGGGGGGACGACGAGCTCGCCGTGCTCGCCCACACGCTGAACACGAGCTTCAAGGCCATCGCCGAGCGCGACAAGGATCGCGACAGGTTCCTCGCCGTCGCCGCGCACGAGCTGAAGACGCCGCTCACCACCATGAAGGGGTTCTCGCAGGTCGCGCTCACCCACCGGAACGACACGGCCATCCGCGAGCGCGCCCTCGCGATCATCGATCGCCAGGCGACGCGCCTCGGCCGCCTGGTCCAGGATCTCCTGTGGTCGGCGCGCATCTCCGGAGGCGAGCTCCCCTTCAAGCCCGAGGCGATCGACGTCGAGGAGCTCGCCCGCCGCGTGATCGGAGAGTTCGAGCTCGTGGCCAAAGATCACAGCATCCGCCTGGTGCCCAGGGGAGACGCGCACCTCCTTGGCGATCCAGAGCTCGTCGAGCAGGCGCTCTGGAGCCTGCTCGTCCAGGCCGTGTCCATCGCGCTCGAGCGCGATCCGGTGCTCGTCACGATCGACGCCGGCTCCGCAACGCGCGTGCTCATCACGATCGAGGTGCGGGGCGGGAAGGATCTCCCGGAGGACCTCGAGAAGCTGCTGGAGCCCTTCGCCGTCGTCGCGTTCGAGGGGCGGCGTGACGAGCCGCGCAGCACGGGCATCGGCCTCCACCTCGTCCAGGGGATCGCCCGGCTCCACGGCGCGAGGTTCTGGATCGAGCGGAGGGCCGGTGACCTCATGGTCTTTTCGCTGGAACTGAGGCGCTAG
- a CDS encoding ABC transporter ATP-binding protein — MTAVLEARGITRRFSGVLANDRVDLDLREGEIHALLGENGAGKSTLMNILYGLLRPDEGTLLRGGRPVALRSPSDAIALGIGMVHQHFMLIPVFTVAENVVLGAEPVRGALLDRRRASAEVRELSARHGLDVDPDARVEDLPVGVQQRVEILKALYRKAEILILDEPTAVLTPQEADDLFRVLRGLTARGVSVLFITHKLREVLAVADRVTVMRAGRVVGAAIPAETDERGLAATMVGRDVALQVSKAPASPKDVVLEVQRLGVAGRRGSGGDVVREVSFSVRAGEILGIAGVQGNGQTELCEAITGLSPPRAGRVLLRGRDVTGAPPRALIERGVSHVPEDRQRHGLVLSYAIADNLVLCTYHEPPFAVRGVLRDDAREENARRLIKTFDIRAPGPETPVSALSGGNQQKVILAREMSRPVELLVASQPTRGVDVGSIEHIHREIVAARDAGAAVLLVSAELDEILALSDRIAVMYRGEIVATRDAGAVSRTELGMLMAGVVPGEEAPPPAAEEVDA, encoded by the coding sequence GTGACGGCGGTCCTCGAGGCCCGGGGGATCACCAGGCGGTTCTCCGGCGTCCTGGCGAACGACAGGGTCGATCTCGACCTCCGCGAGGGCGAGATCCACGCCCTGCTCGGGGAGAACGGCGCCGGCAAATCGACCTTGATGAACATCCTTTACGGGCTGCTGCGCCCGGACGAGGGGACGCTCCTCCGGGGCGGGCGCCCTGTCGCGCTGCGCTCGCCGAGCGACGCGATCGCGCTCGGGATCGGCATGGTGCACCAGCACTTCATGCTGATCCCTGTGTTCACGGTCGCCGAGAACGTCGTGCTCGGCGCGGAGCCCGTGCGCGGCGCCCTGCTCGACCGCCGGCGCGCGAGCGCCGAGGTCCGCGAGCTCTCGGCGCGCCACGGGCTGGACGTCGATCCCGACGCCCGGGTGGAGGACCTCCCGGTCGGCGTGCAGCAGCGGGTGGAGATCCTCAAGGCTCTTTACCGGAAGGCGGAGATCCTGATCCTCGACGAGCCCACGGCCGTGCTCACGCCCCAGGAGGCGGACGACCTGTTCCGCGTGCTGCGGGGGCTGACGGCGCGGGGGGTCTCGGTCCTGTTCATCACGCACAAGCTCAGGGAGGTGCTCGCGGTCGCGGACCGGGTGACGGTCATGCGCGCCGGGCGCGTGGTGGGCGCAGCGATCCCGGCGGAGACGGACGAGCGCGGCCTGGCGGCGACGATGGTGGGCCGCGACGTGGCGCTCCAGGTGAGCAAGGCGCCGGCGAGCCCCAAGGACGTCGTGCTGGAGGTGCAGCGCCTCGGCGTCGCGGGTCGCCGCGGGTCCGGCGGCGACGTGGTGCGCGAGGTGAGCTTCTCGGTGCGCGCGGGCGAGATCCTCGGGATCGCCGGCGTGCAGGGCAACGGCCAGACCGAGCTCTGCGAGGCGATCACCGGCCTCTCGCCGCCCCGCGCCGGGCGCGTGCTCCTGCGTGGCCGCGACGTCACCGGCGCGCCGCCCCGCGCCCTGATCGAGCGCGGCGTCTCGCACGTGCCCGAGGACCGCCAGCGCCACGGGCTCGTGCTCTCGTACGCGATCGCGGACAACCTCGTCCTGTGCACCTACCACGAGCCCCCGTTCGCCGTGCGCGGCGTGCTCCGCGACGACGCCCGCGAGGAGAACGCGAGGCGGTTGATAAAGACCTTTGACATCCGCGCGCCCGGCCCGGAGACGCCCGTCTCCGCGCTGTCGGGCGGCAACCAGCAGAAGGTGATCCTCGCCCGGGAGATGAGCCGCCCCGTGGAGCTGCTCGTGGCCAGCCAGCCGACCCGGGGCGTGGACGTCGGGTCGATCGAGCACATCCACCGCGAGATCGTCGCGGCCCGCGACGCGGGGGCGGCGGTGCTGCTCGTGTCGGCGGAGCTCGACGAGATCCTGGCGCTGTCGGACAGGATCGCGGTCATGTACCGGGGCGAGATCGTGGCGACGCGGGACGCGGGTGCGGTATCGCGGACGGAGCTCGGGATGCTGATGGCCGGGGTGGTCCCTGGCGAGGAGGCTCCGCCGCCCGCCGCGGAGGAGGTCGACGCATGA
- a CDS encoding BMP family lipoprotein — MLKKRRVAIAVLLALASALPGCNSSSKKADCASPEVFCVGLVTDMGKIDDKSFNQSAWEAIQRAQKELGATTQYIETTDPKDYPKNIATFAEERYDVVVTSGFGLTEATRGAADQFKDVKFIGIDQFQMATKPNVVGLVFPEDHGGFLVGALAAMMTKTGKIGAVLATDAVPPVFRFGEGFRAGARHVKPDIELSVVYHNDVGFDKTFTDPEWGKTTAVSMIDKGVDIVFGGGGKTGNGALLGAATKGVYAIGVDTDQYFTVPEAQKVLLSSAVKLISDGAFELIKSAKEGKLPSGNFQGKSGYAPYHDLDAKVPADVKAKMEELRKGLLDGTLKTAVPPAKGP; from the coding sequence ATGTTGAAGAAGCGGCGCGTCGCGATCGCGGTCCTGCTGGCCCTCGCCAGCGCGCTCCCGGGGTGCAACAGCAGCAGCAAGAAGGCCGACTGCGCGAGCCCCGAGGTGTTCTGCGTGGGCCTCGTCACCGACATGGGCAAGATCGACGACAAGTCGTTCAACCAGTCGGCCTGGGAGGCGATCCAGCGGGCGCAGAAGGAGCTCGGCGCCACGACGCAGTACATCGAGACGACGGATCCGAAGGACTACCCCAAGAACATCGCGACGTTCGCCGAGGAGCGCTACGACGTGGTCGTCACGTCGGGATTCGGGCTCACCGAGGCGACGCGCGGCGCGGCGGATCAGTTCAAGGACGTCAAGTTCATCGGCATCGACCAGTTCCAGATGGCGACCAAGCCGAACGTCGTGGGCCTCGTCTTCCCCGAGGACCACGGCGGCTTCCTCGTCGGCGCGCTGGCCGCGATGATGACCAAGACGGGGAAGATCGGCGCCGTGCTCGCCACCGACGCCGTCCCGCCCGTCTTCCGCTTCGGTGAGGGCTTCCGCGCCGGGGCGCGCCACGTCAAGCCCGACATCGAGCTCAGCGTCGTCTATCACAACGACGTCGGCTTCGATAAGACGTTTACCGATCCCGAGTGGGGGAAGACGACCGCCGTCTCGATGATCGACAAGGGGGTCGATATCGTCTTCGGCGGCGGCGGCAAGACGGGCAACGGCGCGCTGCTCGGCGCGGCCACGAAGGGCGTTTATGCCATCGGCGTCGACACCGACCAGTACTTCACGGTGCCCGAGGCCCAGAAGGTCCTCCTCTCCAGCGCCGTCAAGCTCATCTCCGACGGCGCCTTCGAGCTCATCAAGTCGGCCAAGGAGGGGAAGCTGCCGTCGGGGAACTTCCAGGGCAAGTCGGGGTATGCGCCGTATCACGATCTCGACGCCAAGGTCCCGGCCGACGTGAAGGCGAAGATGGAGGAGCTCCGGAAAGGGCTCCTCGACGGGACGCTCAAGACAGCGGTGCCGCCGGCCAAGGGGCCGTGA